A window of Oncorhynchus keta strain PuntledgeMale-10-30-2019 chromosome 27, Oket_V2, whole genome shotgun sequence contains these coding sequences:
- the LOC118359838 gene encoding suppressor of cytokine signaling 2-like isoform X1, whose product MNCLTSAARCLKQIENHRMPKSSGVPLPSGPMIIPTSAPDKSLNAVWLKDSELVPRRIESREDAARLQRAMSHLQESGWYWGPLTAAQAKQVLIDAPEGTFLLRDSSYQGYLLTLSVKTSLGPTHLRIEHATGMFGFDSVIVARPRLRRFEGAVDLVQHYALTYKHLATQNDTGGGNPSVPTEKTLQLKLTRPLHKVSPSLQHLCRITINQHSRCHQDLPLPRRLRDFLLEYPFVL is encoded by the exons ATGAACTGTTTAACCAGTGCAG CTAGGTGTCTAAAACAGATTGAGAACCATCGGATGCCCAAATCCTCCGGGGTACCATTGCCTTCAGGCCCAATGATTATTCCGACCAGTGCCCCCGACAAATCGCTCAATGCAGTCTGGCTAAAGGACAGCGAGCTGGTGCCACGTCGAATTGAGTCAAGAGAGGATGCCGCACGGTTGCAAAGAGCCATGTCTCACCTTCAGGAGTCAG GCTGGTACTGGGGCCCCCTGACAGCTGCTCAGGCTAAGCAGGTTCTGATTGATGCTCCAGAGGGGACTTTTCTTTTGCGGGACAGCTCCTACCAGGGATACCTCCTCACCCTGTCTGTGAAGACCAGCCTTGGCCCCACACACCTCCGTATAGAGCACGCCACTGGTATGTTTGGCTTCGACTCTGTAATTGTGGCACGGCCACGACTGCGGCGGTTTGAGGGTGCTGTAGATCTGGTGCAGCACTATGCCCTGACTTACAAGCATCTGGCCACTCAAAATGACACAGGGGGGGGTAACCCTTCGGTCCCTACAGAGAAAACTCTGCAGCTCAAACTCACCCGGCCCCTCCATAAAGTCTCCCCTAGTCTCCAGCACCTTTGCCGCATCACTATCAACCAGCATTCTCGCTGTCACCAGGACTTACCCTTGCCTAGGCGGCTACGGGACTTTTTGCTGGAATACCCTTT
- the LOC118359838 gene encoding suppressor of cytokine signaling 2-like isoform X2, with product MPKSSGVPLPSGPMIIPTSAPDKSLNAVWLKDSELVPRRIESREDAARLQRAMSHLQESGWYWGPLTAAQAKQVLIDAPEGTFLLRDSSYQGYLLTLSVKTSLGPTHLRIEHATGMFGFDSVIVARPRLRRFEGAVDLVQHYALTYKHLATQNDTGGGNPSVPTEKTLQLKLTRPLHKVSPSLQHLCRITINQHSRCHQDLPLPRRLRDFLLEYPFVL from the exons ATGCCCAAATCCTCCGGGGTACCATTGCCTTCAGGCCCAATGATTATTCCGACCAGTGCCCCCGACAAATCGCTCAATGCAGTCTGGCTAAAGGACAGCGAGCTGGTGCCACGTCGAATTGAGTCAAGAGAGGATGCCGCACGGTTGCAAAGAGCCATGTCTCACCTTCAGGAGTCAG GCTGGTACTGGGGCCCCCTGACAGCTGCTCAGGCTAAGCAGGTTCTGATTGATGCTCCAGAGGGGACTTTTCTTTTGCGGGACAGCTCCTACCAGGGATACCTCCTCACCCTGTCTGTGAAGACCAGCCTTGGCCCCACACACCTCCGTATAGAGCACGCCACTGGTATGTTTGGCTTCGACTCTGTAATTGTGGCACGGCCACGACTGCGGCGGTTTGAGGGTGCTGTAGATCTGGTGCAGCACTATGCCCTGACTTACAAGCATCTGGCCACTCAAAATGACACAGGGGGGGGTAACCCTTCGGTCCCTACAGAGAAAACTCTGCAGCTCAAACTCACCCGGCCCCTCCATAAAGTCTCCCCTAGTCTCCAGCACCTTTGCCGCATCACTATCAACCAGCATTCTCGCTGTCACCAGGACTTACCCTTGCCTAGGCGGCTACGGGACTTTTTGCTGGAATACCCTTT